In Rattus rattus isolate New Zealand chromosome 3, Rrattus_CSIRO_v1, whole genome shotgun sequence, one genomic interval encodes:
- the LOC116896495 gene encoding PRELI domain-containing protein 1, mitochondrial isoform X1 produces the protein MVKYFLGQSVLRSSWDQVFAAFWQRYPNPYSKHVLTEDIVHREVTPDQKLLSRRLLTKTNRMPRWAERLFPANVAHSVYILEDSIVDPQNQTMTTFTWNINHARLMVVEERCVYCVNSDNSGWTEIRREAWVSSSLFGVSRAVQEFGLARFKSNVTKTMKGFEYILAKLQGEAPSKTLVETAKEAKEKAKETALAATEKAKDLANKAATKQQQQQLV, from the coding sequence ATGGTGAAGTATTTCCTGGGCCAGAGCGTGCTCCGAAGTTCCTGGGACCAAGTGTTCGCTGCCTTCTGGCAACGGTACCCGAATCCCTATAGCAAACATGTCTTAACCGAAGACATAGTGCACCGGGAGGTGACCCCTGACCAGAAGCTTCTGTCCCGGAGACTCCTGACCAAGACCAACAGGATGCCACGTTGGGCAGAGCGACTGTTTCCCGCCAACGTTGCTCACTCGGTGTACATCCTGGAGGACTCGATTGTGGACCCACAGAATCAGACCATGACCACCTTCACTTGGAACATCAACCACGCCCGGCTGATGGTGGTGGAGGAAAGATGTGTTTACTGTGTGAACTCTGACAATAGCGGCTGGACCGAAATCCGTCGGGAGGCCTGGGTCTCCTCTAGCTTATTTGGTGTCTCCAGAGCTGTCCAGGAATTTGGTCTTGCCCGGTTCAAAAGCAATGTGACCAAGACAATGAAAGGCTTTGAATACATCCTGGCCAAGCTACAAGGTGAGGCCCCTTCAAAAACACTTGTTGAGACAGCTAAGGAggccaaagagaaagcaaaggagaccGCACTGGCAGCTACAGAGAAGGCCAAGGACCTGGCCAACAAGGCCGCcaccaagcagcagcagcagcagctcgtatag
- the LOC116896495 gene encoding PRELI domain-containing protein 1, mitochondrial isoform X2 gives MVKYFLGQSVLRSSWDQVFAAFWQRYPNPYSKHVLTEDIVHREVTPDQKLLSRRLLTKTNRMPRWAERLFPANVAHSVYILEDSIVDPQNQTMTTFTWNINHARLMEFGLARFKSNVTKTMKGFEYILAKLQGEAPSKTLVETAKEAKEKAKETALAATEKAKDLANKAATKQQQQQLV, from the exons ATGGTGAAGTATTTCCTGGGCCAGAGCGTGCTCCGAAGTTCCTGGGACCAAGTGTTCGCTGCCTTCTGGCAACGGTACCCGAATCCCTATAGCAAACATGTCTTAACCGAAGACATAGTGCACCGGGAGGTGACCCCTGACCAGAAGCTTCTGTCCCGGAGACTCCTGACCAAGACCAACAGGATGCCACGTTGGGCAGAGCGACTGTTTCCCGCCAACGTTGCTCACTCGGTGTACATCCTGGAGGACTCGATTGTGGACCCACAGAATCAGACCATGACCACCTTCACTTGGAACATCAACCACGCCCGGCTGATG GAATTTGGTCTTGCCCGGTTCAAAAGCAATGTGACCAAGACAATGAAAGGCTTTGAATACATCCTGGCCAAGCTACAAGGTGAGGCCCCTTCAAAAACACTTGTTGAGACAGCTAAGGAggccaaagagaaagcaaaggagaccGCACTGGCAGCTACAGAGAAGGCCAAGGACCTGGCCAACAAGGCCGCcaccaagcagcagcagcagcagctcgtatag